The Calditerrivibrio sp. genome includes the window AGGACTGAGGTGGAAAAATTGAAGTACCTATTGTCTCAAGATGAAGGATATTTTGACAAGACCTTGCCCTATGCAATATCTTTAAATCTATTTAAAGATTGGGTTACCAAGTTTGAAGGATTAATGGTGAGGCCTCCAGAGTGGTTTATGACAAGTGGTACAGTGAGCTATATGGGTGATTTTATAGGTTCGGTTTCAAAGTCTTTTGATTCTATTAAGAACTCTTTATCATCAAAACCTAAATCTGCTGCTTCTGGTGGTAGTGGTTTTTCAGGGGGTGGAAGTGGAGGAGGTTTTGGTGGAGGGGGCGGTGGAAGCTGGTGAATAATTATATCTTATTTTCGTCACAGCTTTTTTTAGATTATCTTTTGCCGTTGTTTATGGATCATGGTATCTCGTTGCCGATATTTACCTATAAAAATGAGGTGCATAGAAAAAGCTTGAGAAAGATAGAAGATTTATACGGTAGTTACTTTGAGATCCATTTTTTAGAACTATCGAAATATTTGGATTTTATTGAGAAGTATAAAATAAGTAATGAAAAGAATCTTATATTGCTGGATTGGAATAAAGATTTTTTTGATATAACACCCCATCACAATGCTTTTTTTTGTCAACCTGCTTTGTTACCCATGTATAGAGGTTATGGTGCTATAACAGAGCAGTTTTTGCGGGGTGTTTCTGTGGGTGGGGTTACTTTTTATAGACCTTCAGAAATAACGGATGCTGGTGATATTGTATACCAAAAGGAGATCAGGATAGCTTTTGAGGATTATCCGGAAGATTACATAATGAAAGTTTGTAATGAGATAGTTAGTGTCATATCTAACATCGATTTAAAAAAGCTACCCTCTAAACCTCAAAATGAGTTGCTATCTTTTTCTTTAAGTAGAATCAGAAGAAAAAACGCTATTATAGATTTTAGAGCTGATGCTTTATCAATATACAATCATATAAGGGCATACAGTAGACCTTTTTTTGGTGCTTTTTGCTATTTAGAAAATGAAAAGATCACTGTATTTAAGGCTAAACCTGAAAAGTGGCAGGGTGATTATGGATATCCTGGTGAGGTACTCACTATAAATGATTATGGTGCAGAGGTGGCTTGTGGGAGTGGTACGGTTTTGTTAATGGATATTGATGTTGAAAAAGTTGTTTTGAAAAAGTCATGTGTATTAAATAAATATCTTAAAATCGATTGATTTTTGCCTGAAAATGAGTTAAGTTTTACTTTTCTGGAGGTAAAAGATGAACGCTGTTATGAACACGTATAATAGATATGATATTGCATTCATAAGAGGGGAAGGGTCATATCTCTATGATAAAGA containing:
- a CDS encoding formyltransferase family protein, whose amino-acid sequence is MNNYILFSSQLFLDYLLPLFMDHGISLPIFTYKNEVHRKSLRKIEDLYGSYFEIHFLELSKYLDFIEKYKISNEKNLILLDWNKDFFDITPHHNAFFCQPALLPMYRGYGAITEQFLRGVSVGGVTFYRPSEITDAGDIVYQKEIRIAFEDYPEDYIMKVCNEIVSVISNIDLKKLPSKPQNELLSFSLSRIRRKNAIIDFRADALSIYNHIRAYSRPFFGAFCYLENEKITVFKAKPEKWQGDYGYPGEVLTINDYGAEVACGSGTVLLMDIDVEKVVLKKSCVLNKYLKID